The following are encoded together in the Gilvimarinus sp. DA14 genome:
- a CDS encoding LamG domain-containing protein: MEKHSKHQAPLSFAALAFSAALLAGCGSDSGEATTPNVNPDTGGGGGNGLEYNGPAPQTDDIQLYKLNIWDNLATQERCGSCHGTGGQLPRFVRSDDINQAYSAGEQLVDLGTPQLSTLVTKVAGGHNCWLDSATACADIIEGYITDWASSTGSLTNEIVLIPPVEKDVGQSKNFTASPGTFSSTVYPLLAQYCSGCHAESAPTQQQPYLGSADVQVSYDASRSRIRLDSPADSRLVQRLGLESHNCWSGNCQSDAAAMQSAIQSFVNSLPVTEVDPDLVISKALQLGDGIIASSGGRVESDVIAKYEFKAGEGSIAYDTSGVEPAADLTISGDVDWMSSWGLRIIDGKAQASTATSRKLFDLITATGEYTIEAWVIPDNVTQEEARIVSYSGSTQVRNFTLGQTLYNYDFFHRSSTTDGNGMPALSTADADERLQASLQHAVITFDPVNGRRIYVNGEYTGDVDETEPGNLNEWDSSYALVVGNEVSSDRLWKGSLRFLAIHNRALPPEAIAANYEVGVGQKYYLLFDVSEKVGLSQAYVVFQVQQFDDYSYLFSEPFFASLGDEPIPTVDLEGIRIGINGREAIVGQVFAALDTEINAADYVDGKQDLSRQGAVIGLEQGSELDTFFLTFDRLGEHEYVRVEAEPPAPQPAADIADQPRIGIKTFAAINQSLAAMTGISHSTDAVRATYEKVEQQLPVAAQIDGFVAAQQMGITQLAVAYCNALVNDTDKRSDFFPGFNFSAAPAQAFNTTGRAQIIDPLLNALVGGEVNGNSLNNQAEPTVVRDELNRLIDTMANCGNNCNAERTATAVKATCAAALGSAIMLVH, from the coding sequence TTGGAAAAGCACTCAAAACACCAGGCACCACTGAGTTTCGCCGCATTGGCCTTTAGCGCAGCTTTACTGGCGGGCTGCGGCTCAGACAGTGGCGAAGCCACCACCCCCAACGTTAACCCCGACACTGGCGGAGGCGGCGGCAACGGCCTGGAATACAACGGCCCGGCACCGCAAACCGACGATATCCAGCTGTACAAGCTGAACATTTGGGACAACCTGGCCACCCAGGAGCGCTGCGGCAGCTGCCACGGCACCGGCGGGCAATTGCCGCGCTTTGTGCGCAGCGACGATATTAATCAGGCCTACAGCGCGGGCGAGCAGTTGGTGGACTTGGGCACACCGCAGTTATCCACCCTGGTTACCAAGGTGGCGGGCGGCCACAACTGCTGGCTGGACAGCGCCACCGCCTGCGCCGATATTATTGAAGGCTACATTACCGACTGGGCCAGCAGCACCGGCTCGCTCACCAACGAAATCGTGCTGATTCCGCCGGTAGAAAAAGACGTGGGGCAAAGCAAAAACTTTACCGCCAGTCCAGGCACCTTTAGCAGCACCGTGTACCCGCTGCTTGCCCAGTACTGCAGCGGCTGCCACGCCGAAAGCGCGCCTACCCAGCAGCAACCCTATTTGGGCAGTGCCGATGTACAAGTCTCTTACGACGCTTCGCGCAGCCGCATTCGCCTGGACAGCCCCGCCGACTCGCGTTTGGTACAGCGCCTGGGGCTAGAAAGCCACAACTGCTGGAGCGGCAACTGCCAATCCGATGCCGCCGCCATGCAAAGCGCCATTCAAAGCTTTGTAAACAGCCTGCCGGTAACCGAGGTAGACCCGGACTTAGTCATCAGCAAAGCCCTGCAACTGGGTGATGGCATTATCGCCAGCTCCGGCGGCCGGGTAGAGTCAGATGTCATCGCCAAGTACGAATTTAAAGCGGGCGAGGGCAGCATCGCCTACGACACCAGCGGGGTCGAGCCCGCCGCCGATTTAACCATCAGTGGCGATGTGGATTGGATGTCCAGTTGGGGGCTGCGCATTATCGACGGCAAGGCTCAGGCTTCTACCGCCACCAGTCGCAAGCTGTTCGACTTAATCACCGCCACCGGTGAATACACCATCGAGGCCTGGGTAATACCCGATAACGTCACCCAGGAAGAGGCACGCATTGTCAGCTACTCGGGCAGCACCCAGGTGCGCAACTTTACCCTGGGGCAAACCCTGTACAACTACGACTTCTTCCACCGCAGCTCTACCACCGATGGCAACGGCATGCCCGCGCTGTCCACCGCCGATGCGGACGAACGTTTGCAGGCCAGCTTGCAACACGCCGTCATTACCTTTGACCCGGTCAACGGCCGCCGCATTTATGTTAACGGCGAGTACACCGGCGATGTGGATGAAACCGAGCCCGGCAACCTCAACGAGTGGGATTCCAGCTACGCCCTGGTGGTGGGTAACGAAGTATCATCGGATCGCTTATGGAAGGGCAGCCTGCGCTTTCTTGCCATTCACAACCGCGCCCTGCCGCCCGAGGCCATTGCCGCCAACTACGAGGTGGGCGTGGGGCAAAAGTATTATTTGCTGTTTGATGTGAGTGAAAAAGTCGGCCTAAGCCAGGCCTACGTGGTGTTTCAGGTGCAGCAGTTTGACGACTACAGCTACCTGTTCAGCGAGCCCTTCTTCGCCAGCCTGGGGGACGAACCCATTCCCACCGTTGATCTCGAAGGCATCCGCATCGGCATCAACGGCCGCGAGGCCATCGTCGGCCAAGTATTCGCCGCGCTGGATACCGAAATTAACGCCGCCGACTATGTGGATGGCAAGCAAGACTTATCCCGCCAGGGTGCAGTCATCGGGCTAGAGCAGGGCAGCGAGCTGGATACCTTCTTTTTAACCTTCGATCGCTTAGGCGAACACGAATACGTGCGAGTAGAGGCCGAACCACCCGCGCCACAACCGGCCGCCGACATCGCCGACCAACCGCGCATTGGTATCAAAACCTTCGCCGCCATTAACCAGTCCCTGGCCGCCATGACCGGCATCAGCCACAGCACAGACGCCGTGCGCGCCACCTACGAAAAAGTGGAACAGCAACTGCCGGTAGCCGCGCAAATAGACGGCTTTGTCGCCGCCCAGCAAATGGGCATAACCCAACTGGCCGTCGCCTACTGCAACGCCCTGGTCAACGACACAGACAAACGCAGCGACTTTTTCCCAGGGTTTAACTTCAGCGCCGCCCCGGCCCAAGCCTTTAACACCACCGGCCGCGCACAAATAATCGACCCGCTGTTAAACGCACTGGTTGGGGGTGAAGTAAACGGCAACAGCTTAAACAACCAGGCCGAGCCAACCGTCGTGCGCGACGAACTAAACCGCCTAATCGACACCATGGCCAACTGCGGCAATAACTGCAACGCCGAACGCACCGCTACCGCCGTAAAAGCCACCTGCGCCGCAGCACTCGGCAGCGCGATAATGTTGGTGCATTAG
- a CDS encoding general secretion pathway protein GspF, which yields MRKNKQPLHPDAPLKLNDHSLPITRRDMICQGFYKGTATVLGGSAFSLFANPRQAEAALSSDLAAMRDACGIATQGAGKIPFICFDLAGGANIAGSNVLVGGPGGQMDFLSTAGYSKQGLPGDMTPQSGQGDFINQDLGLAFHSDSQMLRGILERIGTDRAASVNGAVIPARSENDTGNNPHNPMYGINRVGANGSLLALIGSRASDSGGNSLAPEMLINPEVRPTKVDRPSDVSGLVDVGDLVGLLSQSDTVAVMESMYRISNAKLGAVNTGSVRDTVLKDLMRCGYVKSADLADRFGNPAAIDPVADPDIVGPAGIFSFDEFDSDGEFRKAASVMKLVVNGYAGAGTITMGGYDYHTGDRATGEIRDLRAGRCIGACIEYAARVGVPVMIYVFSDGSVFSNGMLDNSAEGRGKGVWTGDNQQTAASFFLVYNPNGRPGIVGGSLEEQAVHQQLGYMRRSGDVETASSPAANNVNLLVETLVLNYMALHNEQHLFPTLFPQHGLGNATLMDRLTAMNPIVDGGIGNPV from the coding sequence ATGCGTAAAAACAAACAACCCCTGCACCCAGATGCACCGCTAAAGCTCAACGATCACAGCCTCCCCATCACCCGGCGCGACATGATCTGCCAGGGCTTTTACAAAGGCACGGCCACCGTGTTGGGCGGCAGCGCCTTTAGCCTGTTCGCCAACCCACGCCAGGCCGAAGCGGCACTGTCGTCGGATTTGGCTGCCATGCGCGATGCCTGTGGCATAGCCACCCAAGGCGCGGGTAAAATTCCGTTTATCTGTTTCGATTTAGCAGGCGGCGCCAATATTGCGGGCTCGAATGTATTAGTCGGTGGCCCCGGTGGGCAAATGGATTTTCTCTCTACCGCCGGTTACAGCAAACAGGGTTTGCCCGGCGATATGACGCCACAAAGCGGGCAGGGCGATTTTATTAATCAGGATTTGGGCCTGGCCTTTCATTCCGACAGCCAAATGCTGCGCGGTATTTTAGAACGCATTGGCACCGACCGCGCCGCCAGTGTAAACGGCGCGGTCATTCCCGCGCGCTCGGAAAACGACACCGGCAACAACCCCCACAACCCCATGTACGGCATTAACCGCGTGGGTGCCAACGGCTCGCTGCTGGCACTTATCGGTTCGCGCGCCAGCGACTCGGGCGGTAACTCTCTCGCCCCCGAAATGTTGATTAACCCCGAAGTGCGCCCCACCAAAGTCGACCGCCCCAGCGATGTCTCGGGCCTGGTGGATGTGGGCGATTTAGTGGGCCTGCTCAGCCAGTCGGACACAGTCGCGGTAATGGAATCCATGTACCGCATCAGCAACGCCAAGCTGGGCGCGGTGAATACCGGCAGCGTGCGCGATACGGTATTAAAAGATTTAATGCGCTGCGGCTATGTCAAAAGCGCCGATCTCGCCGACCGCTTCGGCAACCCCGCCGCCATTGACCCAGTCGCCGACCCGGACATTGTCGGCCCCGCCGGTATTTTCAGTTTTGACGAATTCGACTCGGACGGCGAATTCCGCAAGGCCGCCTCGGTCATGAAACTGGTGGTTAACGGCTACGCCGGCGCAGGCACAATCACCATGGGCGGTTACGACTACCACACCGGCGACCGCGCCACCGGCGAAATCCGCGACCTGCGCGCCGGACGCTGCATTGGCGCCTGCATTGAATACGCTGCCCGCGTGGGCGTACCGGTCATGATTTACGTCTTTTCCGATGGTTCGGTGTTCTCCAACGGCATGTTGGATAACTCCGCCGAAGGGCGCGGCAAAGGCGTTTGGACCGGCGACAACCAGCAAACCGCCGCCAGCTTCTTTTTGGTGTACAACCCCAACGGCCGCCCCGGTATCGTCGGCGGCTCGCTGGAAGAACAAGCCGTGCATCAGCAACTGGGCTACATGCGCCGCAGTGGCGACGTTGAAACCGCCTCCAGCCCCGCCGCTAATAACGTGAACTTATTGGTGGAGACTTTGGTGCTGAATTATATGGCACTGCATAACGAGCAACACCTTTTCCCCACGCTGTTTCCTCAGCATGGGTTGGGGAATGCGACCTTGATGGATCGGTTGACGGCGATGAATCCGATTGTGGATGGGGGGATTGGGAATCCGGTTTAA
- a CDS encoding toll/interleukin-1 receptor domain-containing protein — protein MNFKYWAFISYSHTDESIGKRVHKYLEKLPLSKRKHGVKKLFPIFRDKDELPTSSDLGSQLNSALLDSKYLLVICTPTSAKSKWVNEEIRKFSELGRASRIIAFIPKDVSPMEEIYTPEMAKIISSGDLEHRITWSKGGLRTPVDLLAATICGTPLSGMRRYQSFRRLRKAVIWMMVPFITAIALFLMPTFSTLLFSHKIQTDDAFSQVVKEDYAKNAAKMADSEEFKKASKDMTKIMGAMFDAAENQRKKLNEPLDRRLSMNSPTPSPDSNQGGESVYSDKHTIRPESVHSNLASAQLRGLDVVISKAREILEAYKTTNDQNAKLQLQEHLAMMLYSLKLMPVEQATTQQKKDIKEIVDKIHEINPALSSGF, from the coding sequence GTGAACTTTAAATATTGGGCGTTCATTAGCTACTCTCATACCGACGAAAGCATAGGAAAAAGAGTTCATAAATACTTAGAAAAGCTTCCACTGTCAAAAAGAAAGCATGGAGTGAAAAAGCTTTTTCCAATTTTCAGGGATAAAGATGAGCTACCCACATCTTCAGATTTAGGCAGCCAACTTAACTCCGCTTTACTAGATTCAAAGTATTTATTGGTTATATGCACCCCAACATCAGCGAAGTCTAAATGGGTTAACGAGGAGATCCGAAAGTTCTCCGAACTTGGCCGAGCCTCTAGGATCATTGCCTTCATCCCTAAAGATGTGTCGCCAATGGAGGAAATATACACTCCGGAGATGGCAAAAATAATATCATCTGGTGATTTAGAGCACCGGATTACCTGGTCCAAGGGCGGTTTACGAACGCCGGTAGATTTGTTAGCTGCTACTATATGTGGTACGCCGTTATCTGGAATGCGGAGGTATCAGAGCTTTAGAAGGCTACGTAAAGCTGTGATTTGGATGATGGTTCCTTTCATTACAGCAATCGCGCTTTTTCTTATGCCAACATTCTCTACGTTGCTATTCTCTCACAAGATTCAAACGGATGACGCCTTTTCTCAAGTGGTTAAGGAAGACTACGCAAAGAATGCAGCAAAAATGGCTGACTCGGAAGAATTCAAAAAGGCATCTAAAGACATGACAAAAATCATGGGGGCCATGTTTGATGCAGCAGAAAATCAACGGAAAAAATTGAATGAGCCTTTAGATAGAAGACTAAGTATGAACAGCCCCACCCCCTCCCCTGACTCGAATCAGGGAGGTGAGAGCGTTTATTCGGATAAACATACTATTCGTCCTGAATCGGTTCATAGTAATTTAGCCAGCGCGCAACTTAGAGGGCTTGACGTTGTTATATCCAAAGCTAGAGAGATTCTTGAAGCCTACAAAACCACTAACGATCAAAATGCAAAGCTACAGCTGCAGGAACATTTAGCTATGATGCTATATTCTCTGAAACTTATGCCAGTAGAGCAGGCGACCACTCAGCAAAAAAAGGACATTAAGGAAATTGTAGATAAGATTCACGAAATTAATCCTGCATTGAGTTCGGGCTTCTAA
- a CDS encoding RyR domain-containing protein gives MNASSSPLIRAYLPFTVLLIFNVYAIATTSYSTGNIANDVYRALGLFAFEGDWTMQESKSFFESIIINISRFGSAVFTVGFILAVLLSGFRAWLIKIFRPRRGHVVIFGSGPVSQTILESAIAKGKRCIFFEICGAGINQSSPNIRSDCAHYKYETLDCNLLGGIGLSHSDSIFVCATDDSQSVYLAKSLIKHIDSRCDSIEKIKIFLHLSDAKIREGYIDLSELTGDSAIDVRLWSAQQIAVESLFRNFPPLRYTKIKGKPSPNLVIISDGDCIESVVNRFIDLCMLTEGELPTITIYAGPHAETSSLDKSSLSIISNITIRTFSSIYDESFESDVVDSMSECTQVVIFGMPELNQVRLSASLYKSQLSNALFSAPIIRARLDYDYYSDPVKSIFSLGPNNIHDFYAEKHLVSYASILSRDMNNMAKEIHLKIKESESQRGGWQPWSRLSNELRESNRKSSISWEDKLSALKIETVDSVSEIELTAPEKEHLVALEHSRWYAERIRSGWRYGKKKSTILKKNPLLQQWANLPKTSRDDNIKWVSESFNIFQKALEHPILPGGTPKGLARVRTICVVGHRWLHIQDKAYEARLIEKIDSRLKDLKRTHENSTFHVVSALAEGADRLVAERCIEVLGAKLIVILPMPYSYYRQDFSGKDSIVDERSELEFLKIFKKASWHCELPPVYHDPMDLETPDSKGRLSQYSALGEFLCQAGDDLIALWDGKEAKGQGGTSEVVDKWINHKPPPTIESSSCQNIDSDPGFFHIEIDRNKVK, from the coding sequence ATGAATGCATCCAGTAGCCCCCTAATTCGTGCCTACCTTCCTTTCACCGTTTTGCTAATTTTTAATGTGTATGCGATTGCCACCACATCTTACTCCACGGGAAACATTGCTAATGATGTATACCGAGCTCTCGGGCTATTTGCCTTCGAGGGAGATTGGACAATGCAAGAGAGCAAAAGCTTTTTTGAAAGCATTATAATTAACATAAGCCGCTTCGGGTCGGCTGTCTTTACCGTAGGTTTTATTTTAGCAGTTCTGTTATCGGGGTTCAGGGCCTGGCTAATTAAAATATTCCGGCCACGTAGAGGACATGTCGTTATTTTCGGTAGCGGGCCCGTATCCCAGACGATACTGGAATCAGCCATTGCCAAAGGAAAAAGGTGTATATTCTTCGAGATATGTGGTGCTGGAATTAATCAAAGCAGTCCGAACATACGTTCAGATTGTGCACATTACAAATACGAAACTTTAGATTGCAACCTTTTAGGTGGCATAGGACTAAGCCATTCTGACTCGATATTTGTTTGTGCTACAGATGACTCACAGAGTGTATATTTAGCTAAATCATTGATTAAACACATTGATTCTCGGTGTGATTCGATTGAGAAAATAAAGATTTTTCTTCACCTTTCTGACGCTAAAATCAGGGAGGGGTATATTGATCTGTCTGAACTAACTGGTGATTCGGCGATTGACGTTCGTCTCTGGAGCGCTCAACAAATTGCAGTCGAAAGTCTCTTTAGGAACTTTCCTCCCTTACGTTATACAAAAATAAAAGGGAAACCAAGTCCAAATTTAGTCATTATCAGCGATGGTGACTGTATAGAAAGTGTTGTTAATCGGTTTATTGACTTATGCATGTTAACCGAGGGTGAACTCCCTACAATAACCATCTATGCCGGACCTCACGCAGAAACATCTAGCTTAGACAAATCTTCTTTAAGTATTATTTCTAATATTACCATTAGAACTTTTAGTAGCATCTATGACGAATCGTTTGAAAGTGACGTCGTAGACTCCATGTCCGAATGCACTCAGGTTGTGATTTTTGGAATGCCAGAACTAAATCAAGTTAGGCTTTCCGCGTCCCTCTACAAAAGTCAACTATCGAACGCACTGTTTTCGGCGCCAATTATCAGAGCACGATTAGACTATGACTATTATAGTGACCCGGTAAAATCAATATTTTCATTGGGCCCCAACAATATTCATGACTTTTATGCAGAGAAACACCTTGTTAGTTACGCGTCCATTTTGTCACGCGATATGAACAACATGGCAAAGGAAATACACCTGAAAATCAAAGAATCTGAATCCCAGAGAGGAGGGTGGCAGCCTTGGAGTAGACTTTCTAACGAGCTTCGAGAGTCTAATAGGAAATCTTCGATAAGCTGGGAAGACAAGCTCAGCGCGCTCAAGATAGAAACTGTTGATAGCGTTTCAGAAATAGAGTTAACAGCGCCTGAAAAAGAGCACTTAGTGGCTCTCGAACACAGCAGATGGTACGCGGAAAGAATACGATCAGGCTGGCGCTATGGTAAGAAAAAGTCAACCATATTAAAGAAAAATCCTTTACTACAGCAATGGGCTAATCTTCCCAAGACCAGTAGAGACGACAATATAAAATGGGTTTCGGAGAGCTTCAACATTTTTCAAAAAGCACTAGAACACCCCATCCTACCGGGCGGCACCCCTAAAGGCCTAGCCCGCGTTCGGACAATCTGTGTTGTAGGCCATAGGTGGCTTCACATACAAGATAAGGCTTATGAAGCTCGCCTTATCGAGAAGATAGACAGTCGCCTTAAGGACTTGAAAAGAACCCATGAGAATTCAACTTTTCATGTAGTAAGCGCTCTCGCAGAAGGCGCGGACCGGCTGGTAGCGGAACGCTGCATTGAGGTATTGGGGGCTAAATTAATAGTGATATTACCCATGCCATATTCATACTACCGACAGGATTTTTCAGGAAAAGATAGTATAGTAGATGAAAGGAGCGAATTAGAGTTTCTAAAAATATTCAAAAAAGCGTCGTGGCATTGTGAACTTCCACCAGTATATCACGACCCTATGGATCTAGAGACACCAGACAGCAAAGGGCGACTGAGTCAATATAGCGCACTGGGCGAATTTTTATGTCAAGCTGGCGATGACCTTATAGCGCTATGGGACGGAAAAGAAGCTAAAGGCCAAGGCGGCACTTCCGAAGTTGTTGATAAGTGGATCAACCATAAACCACCTCCTACGATTGAATCTTCCTCCTGCCAAAATATAGACAGTGATCCTGGTTTTTTTCACATTGAAATCGATAGAAATAAAGTTAAATAA
- a CDS encoding cellulose-binding domain-containing protein, whose translation MTLCKQSKLLAALSLTVGTGTAMQAQAYDCANLSDYTNTTYANGDLVRHNGEAFRCEVGGWCSTGGAYEPGSGWAYENAWTDLGQCDGSGQSSVSSSSVSSVSSSSSSVVSSSSSSTGGACANAWDASIAYTGGAQVTAGGSRYEAKWWTRGDDPQTAGAYGPWKLIGSASCGSESSSSSSSSSLSSVSSSSSSSSVSSVSSSSSSSVVSSSSSSSSSVDVGELCADYPVYPNWPQADYAEKDQVVVYDNIAYRAKYYTDTVPGSDDTWQHELNCDGTAEGGPALLSMPNPKDPVSLKVAGWPNQVVAATPATAPDIIDITASMASVASTADLTSAFEAAIAKAQNAGTKTVVIRGDLLDSIVADKGASLGTVDVQAALSAATTSIDASGLSNDAKGVVQAYNLILNELAPNAVFGWELTIGSFANQYHTGYRSVWNAASKATADALYSFELYRGNNAADIVAFVKTTDTAALTADQWDNGLRFVKQVSDFIESPALLSVPTAQAGTYFLGETSAERKLRHAAHHNVFAVLFDADSASLSNKIADYATATVPLYYEGQGSAVDDNLELTANASLNATLLSVEQTMNNEAFLYEVSQGSYAPSTVYKWNDYLKALSSMHNVGIAGKKLWLLDENADDATNEKYAKVAIAAFLSQSMKETIRYNACDENNWSIGTGDPVDYPLSSSCGQLQQDYASYGVNPVTGEDHPYSCPRAPKMEVTATTHAGWYGAPAPLFAAPDAVLEEAGLLVDGAVGYWNFGGGWCAEPPERIDTSKQAWERDACKVYVGQKAGEFVHNGAAGKSVEGCGWWGRGVIQTTGRQNFGTLNHFLGRSHVDPATVGTVQQGINVAPAPADPLYANLDFCSNPQLICTSEEHKELKWIAGLFYWVNDVQGYNVDGGPYGDWDYLTELKAYVDGGMQGTEFIDDISGIVNRGCPDSSCPISGEVDGIEDRRENFFLVLEKLGLNPQ comes from the coding sequence ATGACTCTATGCAAACAGAGCAAGCTGTTGGCTGCTTTGTCTCTTACCGTGGGGACAGGCACCGCTATGCAGGCTCAGGCCTATGACTGCGCTAACCTTAGCGATTACACCAACACCACTTATGCCAACGGCGATCTGGTTCGCCATAACGGCGAGGCCTTTCGCTGCGAGGTTGGCGGCTGGTGCTCCACCGGCGGCGCCTACGAGCCGGGATCGGGCTGGGCTTACGAAAATGCCTGGACCGATTTGGGCCAGTGCGATGGCAGCGGCCAATCGAGCGTATCTTCCAGCTCGGTCTCATCCGTATCTTCTAGCAGTTCATCCGTCGTAAGTTCTTCGTCATCGTCAACGGGCGGCGCCTGTGCCAACGCCTGGGACGCCAGCATCGCCTACACCGGCGGCGCTCAGGTCACCGCCGGCGGTTCTCGTTATGAAGCTAAGTGGTGGACGCGCGGCGACGACCCGCAAACGGCAGGCGCTTACGGCCCCTGGAAGCTGATTGGCAGCGCCAGTTGTGGCAGCGAGTCCTCATCGAGCAGCTCGTCATCTAGCCTCAGCAGCGTTTCCAGTAGCAGCTCATCATCCAGTGTGAGCAGTGTCTCTAGCAGCAGCTCATCCAGCGTGGTTTCTAGCTCGTCTTCAAGCTCGAGTAGTGTGGATGTTGGTGAGCTGTGTGCAGACTACCCCGTGTACCCGAATTGGCCGCAAGCCGATTACGCTGAAAAAGACCAAGTGGTGGTGTACGACAATATCGCCTACCGCGCTAAGTACTACACAGATACCGTTCCGGGTAGCGATGACACCTGGCAGCACGAGCTTAACTGTGACGGTACCGCCGAAGGTGGCCCGGCCCTGCTTTCTATGCCAAACCCGAAAGACCCGGTTAGCTTAAAAGTGGCCGGCTGGCCCAATCAGGTGGTCGCTGCAACACCCGCTACCGCGCCTGACATTATTGACATCACCGCGTCTATGGCCAGTGTTGCCAGCACGGCCGATTTAACCAGCGCCTTTGAAGCCGCTATTGCCAAAGCGCAAAACGCCGGTACTAAAACGGTGGTTATCCGTGGCGACTTGCTCGACTCAATTGTTGCCGACAAAGGCGCGTCTTTAGGTACCGTTGATGTTCAAGCGGCACTGTCGGCGGCGACAACATCAATTGATGCCAGCGGGCTTAGCAACGATGCCAAAGGCGTAGTGCAAGCTTACAACTTAATCCTTAACGAGCTGGCCCCCAACGCCGTGTTCGGCTGGGAGCTGACCATTGGCAGCTTTGCCAACCAATACCACACGGGTTATCGAAGTGTTTGGAACGCCGCTTCTAAAGCGACGGCAGATGCCCTTTACTCTTTCGAGCTGTATCGCGGCAATAACGCGGCCGACATAGTCGCCTTCGTTAAAACAACGGATACGGCGGCGTTGACGGCGGACCAGTGGGACAATGGCTTGCGATTTGTAAAACAAGTGTCTGACTTTATCGAGTCACCTGCCTTGCTGTCTGTACCAACGGCTCAGGCCGGCACTTACTTTTTGGGCGAAACTTCGGCCGAGCGTAAACTGCGTCACGCGGCGCACCACAATGTATTTGCGGTTCTGTTCGATGCCGATAGCGCCAGCCTTAGCAACAAAATTGCCGACTATGCAACGGCAACCGTTCCTCTGTACTACGAGGGCCAGGGCAGCGCGGTGGATGATAACCTTGAGCTGACCGCAAACGCTTCATTAAACGCGACGCTTCTGTCTGTCGAGCAAACCATGAACAACGAAGCCTTCCTCTACGAAGTTTCGCAAGGCTCCTACGCGCCATCTACCGTCTACAAGTGGAACGACTACTTGAAGGCGTTAAGCTCCATGCATAACGTCGGCATTGCTGGCAAAAAGCTGTGGCTGCTGGATGAAAACGCCGACGATGCTACCAATGAGAAGTACGCAAAGGTCGCCATCGCCGCTTTCCTTTCACAAAGCATGAAAGAAACCATTCGCTACAATGCGTGCGACGAAAACAACTGGTCGATTGGTACCGGTGACCCTGTGGACTATCCACTGAGTTCATCCTGTGGGCAGCTGCAGCAAGATTACGCCAGCTATGGTGTGAACCCGGTAACCGGTGAGGACCACCCCTACTCTTGCCCGCGTGCGCCCAAAATGGAAGTAACCGCTACTACCCACGCCGGTTGGTATGGTGCGCCTGCGCCATTGTTTGCCGCGCCAGATGCAGTACTTGAAGAGGCCGGCCTGCTGGTTGATGGCGCTGTCGGATACTGGAACTTCGGTGGCGGCTGGTGCGCCGAACCACCCGAGCGTATCGACACCTCCAAACAAGCGTGGGAGCGTGATGCCTGTAAAGTCTATGTGGGCCAAAAAGCCGGTGAGTTTGTTCACAATGGCGCAGCCGGTAAGTCTGTTGAAGGCTGTGGCTGGTGGGGCCGTGGTGTTATTCAAACCACAGGCCGCCAGAACTTCGGTACGCTAAACCACTTTTTGGGCCGCAGCCACGTGGACCCGGCCACCGTGGGCACAGTGCAACAGGGTATTAACGTAGCACCCGCTCCAGCAGACCCGCTGTACGCCAACCTGGACTTCTGCTCCAACCCGCAGCTGATCTGTACCTCCGAAGAGCACAAAGAGCTCAAGTGGATTGCAGGCCTGTTCTATTGGGTGAACGACGTTCAAGGCTACAACGTAGACGGCGGCCCCTACGGTGACTGGGACTACCTGACCGAGCTAAAAGCCTATGTGGATGGCGGCATGCAAGGCACCGAGTTTATCGACGACATCTCCGGCATCGTCAACCGCGGCTGCCCCGACTCCTCCTGCCCCATCAGCGGTGAAGTTGACGGCATAGAAGACCGCCGCGAAAACTTCTTTTTGGTACTGGAAAAGTTAGGTTTAAACCCGCAATAA